GACACTGAAGGGCAAGGGTTACAACGACTACGACGCGGTCTTCGACCAGCACGTCGAGGAGACCGTTCAGATGCTCGGCACCGTGATGGCGGTGCTCGCCGGGGAGTACGGCCGTCCCGGCGACGAGCCTCGCCCGCACCCCGATCCGCAAGGCGACGCCCCGTCCGGCCCCACCGGCGCGCCCCGCCGGACGGCGTATCTCGCCCCCACGCTCTCATTGCTCAGAAAGGGGGACAGCCATGTCCACCATGCTCCCCGAACCGCTGCTCCAGGAGCACCGAAAGCGAGCCATGGAGCTCTCTTTCGCGGCCCGGGCGAACCTCACCACCCATGTCCGGAGCACCGATGAACTCCGCGAACTGGGCCTCATGCTCGGCCTGATGGAGGTCGATCCCGGGGGGTCCCTCGTCGCGGCCTGTCCCTGGGATCTCGATGCCGGCGATGCTGCCGTCGATGGTCCCGACCGGCGCTCGGACTCGACCTCGAAGTGAGATGAGCTGCCGCTGATGAACGACCGCGCGCCTGGGTAGCGCGCGGTGTCCGGGGCGTGGCTTCGCCACATACCCCGGATTCAGGGGCCTAACGGCCCCTGACGGGTGGGTTGAGAGGAACACGGGCGGGGCTCGTCAGCTGACGAGAGCCCCGCCCGTGTTCGTACCTGCGCCCATGACCCAGCCCTGTCGCTGCGCTTTTCGCTCGCCTTCGAGCATTCGGCTGACTATTCAACCTTGTCGGAATTGCTATGCGACATGATTTATGCCCTCTCTCAACCCGCCTCTCGATCCACTGGAGAAAGGCAACGACATGCCTGTCCTGCTTGATGACCTCGACCTCTCGGCCAATGCCGTTGCTCAGAAGGCCGTCGACCCGAAGTTCTTCTCCTCGAAGCTCACCGGCAACGGCAAGAAGATCGGCCTGCTCAACGAATCTCTGCTGCCGGTCAACACTGCCACCAACACCGCCTACGCGATGGCCACCGATATTGAGGTCAAGCAGAGCTCGACGCAGCACGACATCACCACGACATCGATCCCGCTCGCACCGATCACGCGCCGCGCTCTGAACGCGGGCGGGTCCTTCACCTTGCCGAGTCCGCACGCCGACGACCGCTTCGCTGTCGACACCTCGGCCAGCCGATTCGACGACTGGGACGTCGCCTTCGACATGACCCCGCAGGCGCTCGTGTTCTACGAGGACAAGTCCGGCGGCAAGTCCACGCGCGACCTCGTCATCCAGTACCGGATGGAGTTGTACTTCTTCAAGAAGGGGCTCCCAGAGCCCGAGTACGCAACCGCCGTCTCGCGCTCGGTCGGCTACGGCAACCACGACGCCGCCGTCTTCCTGCAGTGGGACACCAGCCCGCTGGAGAACTCCCGTGACTACGTCCAGGACGTGCTCACATCCGCCGGCCTGACGGCCTCCAACCTCGGCGATGAGTTCGACGAGTGGATGCGGCAGTACTCGATCTACGAGCGCATCACGCGCCTGGCCCAGATATGGGACTCCGAGGCGATTGCCGACGAGGTCTGCCGCTACATCCAGGAAATGCCCGCGGGCCCGACGGAGCAGCAGCTGAACATGCTCGCCGTCCAGCTGCGCTACCTGGAGAACTACAACGTCCCGCTGGAGGCCTATCGCCAGATCCACAAGCAGCTGGATGCGACCTTCTCCGACCGGATTGCCACGAAGCTGTCGAAGCAGAACCTCAGCCTGCTGATGAACCACACGCTCGACCACCTGGAGCAGATGAAGCCTCAGCTGGTCGTGCCAGCGCAGCCGGCCACGCCTCCGGCGCTGCCGGCCCACCTGTCCAAGCAGCAGCGCGACGCGTTCACCACGCACGAGCCGCTGGTGATGACGCAGGCGGGAGCCGGCACCGGCAAGTCGACCGTGATCCTCGAACGCATCAAGTACCTCGAAGCCTGCGGCGTCCCCGCCTCGGACATCACGGTGCTCTCGTTCACCAACGCCGCAGCCGACAACATCACGGAAAAGAACCCCAACGTCGGCTCGATGACGATCGCGAAGATGATCATCGACATCTACTCGATGAACCACCCGACCCACAAGGTCTCGGCCATCGACACAATCATCAACTCGATCGACATCTTCTACCCGAGCAGCCAGTTCGCCGCGCAGTTCCGCTCGCGCCTGCTGGAGGTCGACCAGAACAAGACCGGTGCGTTCACCGCGCTGAACACCTTCGTCGAGAGCCACTTCGACGAGGTGATCGCCCTGCTCGACCGCATCGAGCAGACGTCGCTGGAGCTGCAGATCATCATCTGCTACCAGAAGATCGACGACATGGCCGAGCCGGCCCACGTGCAGTCGAAGTACCTCATCATCGACGAGGTGCAGGACAACAGCGTGTTTGAGTTCATCTACGTGCTGAAGTACATCACCAAGCACGCTCAGTCCCTGTTCATCGTCGGAGATGCCTCGCAGACGCTGTACGAGTTCCGCTCAGCGAACCCACGCGCGCTCAACACGCTGGAAGGCTCGGGGGTCTTCGCGACCTTCAAGCTCACGACGAACTACCGGAGCAACCAGGAGATCCTGGACTTCGCGAACGTCGTGCTCGGGGGGCTGGAGACCAACCAGTTCGCCAACATCCAGCTGCAGGCGAACTCGCTCGCCATGCCCACGGCCGACTCGTTCCAGGAGAAGGTCACCCTGGAGTACCGCGAGGTGGCCAGACTCACCGGGTTCGTCACCCAGGACCTGCAGGCGATCGTGCGCAACACGGTCATCCCCGACTACGTGGACAAGTGCCTGGACCGGGGCGAGCAGGTGGCCTTCCTGGCCTACTCGCGCCGCGAGGTGTCCTTGATCCAGGATGTGCTCGAAAAGCGCTACCCGGACCGCCACGTCGCCTCTCTGGTCAGCGATCGCGTCTACGCCACGGACATCTTCTCGAAGTACATCAAGTTCTTCTGGAACGACGTCCTACAGGCACCGCCGGCCAGCGCCGCATTCGTGGTCTCCCAGGGGATCAAGGACAACATGGACAAGCTGACAAAGAACGCTGCCAACGCCAACGTTGAGAAGGCGATCCTGCGCACGATCTCCGAGTGGTGGATCGAGAACAGCGCGACCATCAACGGCTGGGTCGCGCTCTGCCACCAGGGCACGCTCACACACAAGGCGTTCTTCGATCGGCTGCGCGACAACCTGCTCTCCTTCGAGATTCAGCGGAACCAGCAGAAGCTGAATATCAACAAGCAGAGGAACCAGGAGCGCAAGCGGAAGAACCTCGAGTCCAAGGCCGACCTGGTCGTTTCGACGATCCACGGTGCCAAGGGTCTCGAATTCGACAACGCTGTCGTCCTCTACAGGGAGGACACGAAGATGACCCAAGACGCCAAGCGGATGTTCTACGTCGCCTTCACTCGTGCCATGAAGAGCCAGTACGTACTCGGCTACGGCACCGTGAAGAACCCGCCGATCCAGAGCAGTTACGAGCAGATCGTGACGGCTCTGACCGAACGCGACAAGAGGAACTCCGCTCGCGCCCTCGGCATCGATCCGGACCTCCTGGACGACAACGACAGCGCTGCTCCCGGCAGCGCCGACGACCGCTCCGCGGTCACCGCGGCCGTCTGACCAACCGCCGCCACCTCATGCCGCAGGGGCGGGTGTTCTCGACGAACGAGACATCCGCCCCTGCGATCTTCCACACGTCACGCCCCTGAATGACGCAGCCCGACGGGGCATGCCGTGATGACGTCTGGTACAGGGTGACTCCGACGAGTTTTCCCCCGGCCCGCCGGCCACCTACGACCGGATCATCTGCCAACAGGACCGGATCGTCTTCCGACCACGACGAGTCGCCCGAGCAGCGGCTGAGCTGCCTGCGAGAGTTGCCAGCACAACGGCCGAAAGGCCCCATGCCCGGCAGATGGCGGTGCTCCAGCCCCAAGAAATCTGCAGGCGCCAAGCACCGACGCACGTGCGTGATCGGTAAATCCCGCCCCACCTCAGGAAAGGCGATGCATTCCCACATAGATGACCTGCTCGACCCCGCTCTTCTCGCGCGATGCCTCGACGCCGACTGCATCCGCGAGCAGACCCACGCCACCCTGCCGCTGCGTATCTTCAACTACGCGGAGAAGGCCGTGTTCGAGCGGGAGTGGAACGAGGTCACCCGGCCATGCCGGGGGCTGGTCGGGCGTTTCCCCTTGAGCGTGGACACCCTGATCATTGGATCGTGATGATCCATAGGACAGGAGTTCCCGTTGGGGACGTCGAAGTACTCGCCTGAGTTCCGGGCCGATGCCGTCGCGCTGTATCACTCGAGCCCGGGTGGGACGTACGCGTCGGTGGCCAAGGACCTGGGCGTCAACCACGAGACGCTCCGCACGTGGGTGCGGGATGCCGAGCAGGCCGCCCGGCCCGGGGCGGTGGAGGCCACCGCGATGGAGAAGGAGAACCGGCAGCTGAGGGCGCGGGTGAAGGAACTCGAGCTCGAGCGGGAGATCCTGCGGAGGGCCGCGAAGTATTTTGCGGCGGAGACCAGTTGGTGAGCAGCCGCTTCCAGTTCGTCGAGGATCACCGTGGCGCCTTCGGCGTCAAGCGGCTGTGCCGGATACTCGCGGTCTCGCGTTCCGGCTTCTACCGGTGGCTGGCCGGCGCATCCGCGCG
Above is a genomic segment from Streptomyces sp. NBC_01454 containing:
- a CDS encoding ATP-dependent helicase, yielding MPVLLDDLDLSANAVAQKAVDPKFFSSKLTGNGKKIGLLNESLLPVNTATNTAYAMATDIEVKQSSTQHDITTTSIPLAPITRRALNAGGSFTLPSPHADDRFAVDTSASRFDDWDVAFDMTPQALVFYEDKSGGKSTRDLVIQYRMELYFFKKGLPEPEYATAVSRSVGYGNHDAAVFLQWDTSPLENSRDYVQDVLTSAGLTASNLGDEFDEWMRQYSIYERITRLAQIWDSEAIADEVCRYIQEMPAGPTEQQLNMLAVQLRYLENYNVPLEAYRQIHKQLDATFSDRIATKLSKQNLSLLMNHTLDHLEQMKPQLVVPAQPATPPALPAHLSKQQRDAFTTHEPLVMTQAGAGTGKSTVILERIKYLEACGVPASDITVLSFTNAAADNITEKNPNVGSMTIAKMIIDIYSMNHPTHKVSAIDTIINSIDIFYPSSQFAAQFRSRLLEVDQNKTGAFTALNTFVESHFDEVIALLDRIEQTSLELQIIICYQKIDDMAEPAHVQSKYLIIDEVQDNSVFEFIYVLKYITKHAQSLFIVGDASQTLYEFRSANPRALNTLEGSGVFATFKLTTNYRSNQEILDFANVVLGGLETNQFANIQLQANSLAMPTADSFQEKVTLEYREVARLTGFVTQDLQAIVRNTVIPDYVDKCLDRGEQVAFLAYSRREVSLIQDVLEKRYPDRHVASLVSDRVYATDIFSKYIKFFWNDVLQAPPASAAFVVSQGIKDNMDKLTKNAANANVEKAILRTISEWWIENSATINGWVALCHQGTLTHKAFFDRLRDNLLSFEIQRNQQKLNINKQRNQERKRKNLESKADLVVSTIHGAKGLEFDNAVVLYREDTKMTQDAKRMFYVAFTRAMKSQYVLGYGTVKNPPIQSSYEQIVTALTERDKRNSARALGIDPDLLDDNDSAAPGSADDRSAVTAAV